The following DNA comes from Candidatus Binatia bacterium.
GCTGTTCGACCCCGACGCCGGCGGCGAGGTGGACGTGTTCTTCGGCTCGGGTGAGTTCGATACCTCGGCCCGCTTTGTTCTGTACGGCGGTGACGGTCTCACCGCGGGCGGTCGGGAACGAAGCGGGCGACGTCACGCGGCGCTGGGAGTTCGGAGGCGGCTCGGCGGCGTTCGTCGCCGCGTGACCGTCTTCTTCTCCGACATTCGTGGTTTCACGCCGTTCTCCGAAGAGCGAGAGCCTGAGGTCGTCGTGGAGATGCTCAACGTGTTCCTTCGCGAGCAGGCCACGTTCGGGAAGGAGTTCCGGGGGGACATCGACAAGTACGTCGGTGACGAGTTGGTGGCGGTGTTTCGCGGGGACGACATGGTCGTAAATGTCGTCCGCTGTGCGATCAAGATTCAAGCGGAGATGGAACGGCTTCGGTCGGAGCACCCGAAGTGGGACGTCGCGGTCGGCATCGGTGTGAATACGGGCGAGGTCGTGATGGGGGCGAGGTGCAGCGAAGAGCGGATCGACTACACGATCCTCGGCGACACGGTGAACGTCGGGGCGCGGCTCTGCTCCGTGGTGGGACGGGGGCAGACGCTTCTGTCGGCGACGTCGTACAAAGCCGTCGCCGGACTCGATGGCGTGTCCGCGGTGCGACTGGAGCCCCTCGAGATGAAGGGCAAGGTGCGCCCGGTCGAAGTGTACGACGTGAGCGGCGCCTGAGGCGTTACGCGGTCGCCGTTGCTTGTCCGGTCAGGTGCACGTAGAGCGCCTCGATCTCGACGAGAAGCTCGGGGCGGCAGAGCTGGGCGGGAACGAGCTCTTTGTCGACAGCGGCCGGGAAGTGCCGCTCCAGGGCATTCTGCAGGAAGGGCTTGTCTTGTGCGCGGACGTAGTAGGCGCGCACGCTTCGCGGGATGGCGCGGCCCATGGAGGAGGTCTCGAGAAGGGCGCGGAGGTTCCGGACGGTCTCGTCGAGCTGTGCTACCAGGTCTCTTTCGTGCAGGCTGGTCTCGCCGCAGACACTCGCGGTCCCACCGATGAGGAGCCAGCTCGGGCCGTTTCGCTCGAGCCGGGTCGCTCGTGCGAAGCAGGGCGGGACCGGGCCGTAACGCGCGGAATACTCGCGTGCGGGTGTCTGCCTGGGATTCTCGATTGATCGCCCCGGCTCCGTCGCTGCGAGGCAGTGGATCACGAGACTCGAACCGGCGTGGCCGACGGCGCTGGCCGTCGCCGCCTGCCTCGCCACCTCTTCGGGGTGCTCGTACCAGTGGAGATACGCGGCATGGCGGCCTGCGTTGAACGCCATGTAGCGATGCGGCAGCGGCTCGAGTGGTTCGAGGATTCCGGGTATCAGATTCCAGAACCGGATCGGTCGGGCGGCGTCGTGTCCGCGGAGTTCCCTGTGGATCGACTCGTAGGCGGCTTGCGTCGCGCGCTGAAACTGCGCCGCGTCCAGCGATGCGGCGGCGGGGACTGCGGCCGAAGCCAGGCTGAATCCGGGGCCCTCAGACGAACGTGTCCGCACGCCTTTCTCGTCGCTGGTCCACGCATCCGGCGTGGGATCCACCAGGCCCAGTGCCCAGAAGGGCGGCGCGAGGCTGATAGATTCGCTCATCGGCCGCATTCTACCAGCGGAGGAGGGAAACGGGGAGCAGTCGACGTGCCCGGCCGGTTCTGCAACATTCGGCGCGTCGATGAAGTTTCTCTTCGGTATTCTTCTCTCTCCGGTCGTTCTCGGCTGTGCGGCCTGGGCGGTCGCGGCGCTCTGGATCGACGGCCCCGAATCGCACGCTCTCGCCGGGGCCCTCGGCGTGGCGTTCTCGACCGCAGCGCTCGCGGTGTTTCTGATCGTTCGGCCGATGTGGCGGGCCCTGGGCGTCTTCGGGGTGTTGTTCCTGCTCGTCGTCGGGTGGTGGTTCACCATTGCCCCGAGCAACGATCGCGTGTGGGAGCCCTCCGTCGCGCAGATGCCGCGCGCGTCCCTCGACGGCGACCTTCTGACCTTCGAGAACGTTCGGAACTTCGATTACCGCTCCGAGACGGATTTCGACGAAGTCTGGGAGACCCGGACCTACGATCTTTCCGCGATCAGCGGGGTCGGGCTGCTCCTCTCCTACTGGTCGTCTCCCCTGATTGCGCATACGATGATGACGTGGACGTTCGAGGATGGCCCGCCACTCGCGATCTCGATCGAGACTCGGAAGGAGGAGGGAGAGGAGTACTCAGCGGTTCTGGGCTTCTTTCGCCAGTTCGAGCTTTACTACGTGGTCGCCGACGAGCGGGATGTCGTACGCGTCCGCACGAACTACCGGGGGGAGGACGTCTACCTCTACCCGCTCGACACCACCCCGGAGACCGCGCGTCGATTGCTTCTGGACTACGTCGCGCGAATCAACGAGTTGGCTGACCAAGCCGTTTGGTACAACGCCGCCACACACAACTGCACGACGACCATCCGCCACCACACGGCGGCCATCGGCGCGAGCGGCCCGTGGGACTACCGCTTCCTCGTGAACGGCTACCTCGACGAACTCGCCTACGAATCCGGCGTCATCGACACGAGCCTTCCGTTCCCCGAAGTTCGCCGCCGCGCCAATATCGTCGATCGCGCCAACGCCGCCGACACCTCCCCAACCTTCTCCACCCAAATCCGCTCCCCAGGTGGGGATGCTCGTTAGTCTCGCCCGTTTCTTTAGTCGTTACTTTCTCGACGCCTCGGACTCCGTTCGAGCGGCACTTCTTCCACGATTAAACATTTCGCCGAGACTAACCAACGTCCCCACTTCTGCGTAGGGAGACGGCGCAGTGTTTGTAGGAGGGTTGGTGGGAGTGGGGATCGAAGGTGGGGTGGGTGAGGTGGTTGGTTTTCGGGTCGTGCATGGGGAGGAAGACGTGGCCGGGGCGGACCGTGTCGCGGACGACGGCGCGGGCGCGTAGCGAGCCCCGGCGGGAGCGGACGACGACGGTTTCTTCGGGAGAGATGGAGAGGTGGGCGGCGTCGTCGGGGTGGATTTCGATCCAGAGGTCCGGGCGGTGGAGCTTTCGTAGGACGGGGGATCGGTCGGTGCGGGTTCCGGTGTGCCACTGGCTCGACGACCCGCGGCCGGTCATGAGGACGAACGGGTACGCCGCGTCGACGTTCTCTTCCGGTGGTCTTGGCGGGTCAAAGCAGAAGCGCGCGCGCCCCGTCGTCGTGAAGAAGCGTCCGTCTTCGAATAGCCGTCGTTCTCGCTCGGGTTCCACGGCGCCGGTGGGGTGCGGCCACTGGATTCCGGCCTCTTCTTCGATCGCGTCGTAGCCGGCGATGCCCGTAATGTCGCACGGGCGACCGGCGGACATCTCCTGCATCGAGCGGAACACGTCTTCGGGCGTCTGCCAGGCGTCGAACAGTTCGCCCACACCCCAGTATTCGGCCACGAGGCGGAAGATGTGGAAGTCGGCGAGCGCCTCGCCCGGTGCCTGGCGCATCTTCTTTACCAGGCCGATGCGCCGTTCCGAGTTGATGAACGTTCCGTCTTTCTCGCCCCAGCCGGCAGCGGGCAGCAGAATGTCGGCTTGCTGCGCCGTTTCGGTGTCGGCGTAGAGGTCTTGAACGACGAGCACGTCGAGTTTGCTCAGCGTCTCGCGGAACTCGGTCTGGTTGATCCAGGAGTGCGCCGGGTTTGTCGCGATGATCCAGAGTGCGCGAATCCGGCCGGCTCGGATCTCCTCGAGGATGCCATCATAGGGCAGGCCGTTCTCCCGGGGGATCCTCTTCTCGTCGATCCCGAGGATACCCGCGATCTTGCTGCGGTGGTCCGGGTTCGTGAACTCGTGTCCGGCGAACAGCGAGGTGGTGTTGCTGAAGAGGCGTGAGCCCATCGCATTGCACTGCCCGGTAATGGAGTTCGCACCGGTCCCGGGGCGTCCCATGTTCCCCGTGAGGAGGGCGAGATTGATCAGCGCCTGCGCCGTTCGCACCGCCTCGTGACTCTGATTGACGCCCATCGTCCACCACAAGGAGACCCGTCGCCCGGTGTGGATCGTCTCGGCGAGGCGGAGCACCGATTCCGCCGGGAGTCCGATCGACGCGGCCACGGCGTCGGGCGTGAACGGGCGCACATGCGACGCGAATGCCTCGAAGTCTTCGGTGTGGGCGTCGACGTAGGCTTGGTCGATCCAGCCTCGGTCGATGAGGACGCTCGCGACCGCGTAGTAGAACGCGAGGTCGGACTTGGGCCGGATGGGATAGTGCTGCGTCCCGGCCGTGGCCGTCTCGGTCCGGCGGGGGTCGATCACCACGACCTCGGGCGCGTGCCGGTTGCGGCAAATCCGCTCCCAGAGAATCGGGTGCGCGACGCAGAGATTCGACCCGGCCAACACGATCACGTCTGACTCTTCGAAGTCCGCGTAGGTGTACGGCGGCGCGTCGAACCCGAAGGCTTCCTTGTACGCGACGACAGACGTCGCCATGCACTGGCGCGTATTCCCGTCGCCGTGCTTCATCCCCATTCCGAACTTGGCGAGGGCCCCGAGGAACACCATCTCCTCGGTCGGGATCTGGCCGGTCCCGAGGAACGCGAGCGCCTCAGAGCCATGTTCCTCCGCGACGGCACGGAACCGCAGCACCATCTCGCGCAGAGCCGGGTCCCATCCCACCGGTTCCCATTCCCCTCGCGCGTTGCGCACCTGGGCTCGCGTCGCGCGTCCCGGATCATCGAGGGGGGCGAGTGCTTCCCAGCCTTTGGGACAGGCCATGCCGAGGTTTACCGGATAGTCGGGCGCCGGCGACAGGTTGATCGCTTGGCCGTCCCGGAGATGGCCGGTGAGCGCACAGCCTGTTGAGCAGAAGCCGCAGACCGTTCGCGTCGTCGAGTCCGGGGTGAGCCGTCGCGGGAGCTGACCGAGGCCGTAGCGACCGGGCGAGCGCAAGAGGTCGCGCGTTAGAGGGCCGTCGTGTGTGTGCAGGAACATCGAAAACTTCGCGTCAGAGGCCGGGCATGGCGCGGGCTGCTTCCGCGGCGAAGAAGAGGCGTCGGTCGAGGAATTCGCCGAGGGTCAGGGTGAGGAGCGCGAGGCCGGCCACACCGGCGGCGGGCAGGTCGCTTCCGACGAGGGACGAGCCCACCGCGGCAACCACCAACAAGAGCCCGACGGCTGTCACAGCCACTCTCGCGTGAACGCTGGAGCGAAGCGGGCCCCGCAAAAGGCTTCGCGATCTCTCGAGGTCGTGGCCCGACGCCGGTGTCTCCGTGAACCGCTGGACACGGACGAGGCTCGCCCCGCCGACGACCACGGCGAACAACCCGCCGACGAGCAGCCGACCC
Coding sequences within:
- a CDS encoding adenylate/guanylate cyclase domain-containing protein, whose product is MWLAGVLLLGLALSSVSGAAHEDFAQVVLIDVPANTQGPIRVRLFDPDAGGEVDVFFGSGEFDTSARFVLYGGDGLTAGGRERSGRRHAALGVRRRLGGVRRRVTVFFSDIRGFTPFSEEREPEVVVEMLNVFLREQATFGKEFRGDIDKYVGDELVAVFRGDDMVVNVVRCAIKIQAEMERLRSEHPKWDVAVGIGVNTGEVVMGARCSEERIDYTILGDTVNVGARLCSVVGRGQTLLSATSYKAVAGLDGVSAVRLEPLEMKGKVRPVEVYDVSGA
- a CDS encoding DUF4105 domain-containing protein: MKFLFGILLSPVVLGCAAWAVAALWIDGPESHALAGALGVAFSTAALAVFLIVRPMWRALGVFGVLFLLVVGWWFTIAPSNDRVWEPSVAQMPRASLDGDLLTFENVRNFDYRSETDFDEVWETRTYDLSAISGVGLLLSYWSSPLIAHTMMTWTFEDGPPLAISIETRKEEGEEYSAVLGFFRQFELYYVVADERDVVRVRTNYRGEDVYLYPLDTTPETARRLLLDYVARINELADQAVWYNAATHNCTTTIRHHTAAIGASGPWDYRFLVNGYLDELAYESGVIDTSLPFPEVRRRANIVDRANAADTSPTFSTQIRSPGGDAR
- a CDS encoding nitrate reductase, whose translation is MFLHTHDGPLTRDLLRSPGRYGLGQLPRRLTPDSTTRTVCGFCSTGCALTGHLRDGQAINLSPAPDYPVNLGMACPKGWEALAPLDDPGRATRAQVRNARGEWEPVGWDPALREMVLRFRAVAEEHGSEALAFLGTGQIPTEEMVFLGALAKFGMGMKHGDGNTRQCMATSVVAYKEAFGFDAPPYTYADFEESDVIVLAGSNLCVAHPILWERICRNRHAPEVVVIDPRRTETATAGTQHYPIRPKSDLAFYYAVASVLIDRGWIDQAYVDAHTEDFEAFASHVRPFTPDAVAASIGLPAESVLRLAETIHTGRRVSLWWTMGVNQSHEAVRTAQALINLALLTGNMGRPGTGANSITGQCNAMGSRLFSNTTSLFAGHEFTNPDHRSKIAGILGIDEKRIPRENGLPYDGILEEIRAGRIRALWIIATNPAHSWINQTEFRETLSKLDVLVVQDLYADTETAQQADILLPAAGWGEKDGTFINSERRIGLVKKMRQAPGEALADFHIFRLVAEYWGVGELFDAWQTPEDVFRSMQEMSAGRPCDITGIAGYDAIEEEAGIQWPHPTGAVEPERERRLFEDGRFFTTTGRARFCFDPPRPPEENVDAAYPFVLMTGRGSSSQWHTGTRTDRSPVLRKLHRPDLWIEIHPDDAAHLSISPEETVVVRSRRGSLRARAVVRDTVRPGHVFLPMHDPKTNHLTHPTFDPHSHQPSYKHCAVSLRRSGDVG